In Saccharicrinis fermentans DSM 9555 = JCM 21142, a genomic segment contains:
- a CDS encoding nucleotide pyrophosphohydrolase, which yields MTIEEAQNKVDQWIKTIGVRYFNELTNMTILTEEVGELARIMARKYGEQSFKEGEKDNLADEMADVLWILICLANQTGVNLTQALEKNIEKKTLRDSQRHANNKKIQS from the coding sequence ATGACAATCGAAGAGGCACAGAACAAAGTAGACCAATGGATTAAAACCATTGGAGTCCGCTATTTTAACGAACTCACCAATATGACCATTTTAACCGAGGAAGTAGGAGAATTGGCGCGCATAATGGCCCGGAAATATGGCGAACAATCGTTTAAAGAAGGTGAAAAAGATAACTTAGCTGACGAAATGGCTGATGTATTATGGATACTAATATGTTTGGCCAATCAAACGGGCGTAAATCTAACCCAAGCGCTTGAAAAAAACATAGAAAAAAAAACCCTCAGAGATAGCCAAAGACACGCCAATAATAAAAAAATACAATCATGA
- a CDS encoding NAD kinase — translation MRIAIFGKQFSDLFRESCSNLFRKLHQHDTEIIIYKPFYEFLLGNIDVKPVVNGYFEGRSELIDVDLFVCIGGDGTMLEAVTFVRDSGIPIVGINSGRLGFLADIGQEEIESAIEHIFEGDYKSNSLNLLELKTENNLFGDMNFALNELAVHRRDSASMITIHTYLNGEFLNSYWADGLIVSTSIGSTAYSLSVGGPIIHPKSQSFVITPIAPHNLTVRPIVVPNDMNITLKVEGRADKYWATLDSRSHIFEEGLELNIRKADFNINVIDLPGINFNSTLRNKLMWGADKRNY, via the coding sequence ATGAGAATAGCTATTTTTGGAAAGCAGTTTTCGGATCTTTTTAGGGAGAGTTGTAGTAACTTATTCCGTAAGCTGCATCAGCATGATACCGAAATTATTATATATAAGCCATTTTATGAATTTCTGTTAGGTAATATTGATGTTAAACCTGTGGTGAACGGATATTTTGAAGGTAGGAGTGAACTGATTGATGTTGATCTTTTTGTGTGTATTGGTGGTGATGGAACGATGTTGGAAGCGGTTACCTTCGTACGCGATTCAGGTATTCCTATCGTAGGTATTAATAGTGGTCGACTTGGTTTTTTAGCCGATATTGGACAAGAAGAGATAGAGAGTGCTATTGAACATATATTTGAGGGGGATTATAAATCTAACTCACTTAACTTGTTGGAGTTAAAAACCGAGAATAATTTGTTTGGCGATATGAATTTTGCCTTGAATGAGCTGGCGGTTCACCGACGCGATAGTGCCTCCATGATTACGATCCATACTTATTTGAATGGAGAATTTTTGAATTCATATTGGGCTGATGGTCTAATTGTCTCTACTTCTATTGGTTCAACGGCTTATTCGTTGAGTGTGGGTGGACCTATCATTCATCCTAAATCACAGAGCTTTGTGATTACACCTATTGCTCCGCATAATCTTACAGTACGTCCCATTGTTGTTCCTAATGATATGAATATTACTTTAAAAGTTGAAGGAAGAGCCGATAAATATTGGGCTACATTAGATTCAAGAAGTCATATCTTTGAAGAGGGATTGGAGTTAAATATTAGAAAAGCAGATTTCAATATCAATGTGATAGACCTGCCAGGAATTAATTTTAATTCAACCCTCCGTAATAAACTAATGTGGGGTGCTGATAAAAGAAATTATTAG
- a CDS encoding protealysin inhibitor emfourin: MTNKFNISYERSGGFMGQTISCEVNSDELPHDLRNHLSEWLQHTPSTNLEQTPASDPYPDHFKYVLKINGHNMQEFTFSESDLPKKLIPLFNFLNLHTRQKQKKRRR, translated from the coding sequence ATGACAAACAAATTCAATATTTCTTATGAACGTTCAGGTGGCTTTATGGGACAAACCATTAGTTGCGAAGTCAATAGCGATGAACTTCCTCATGATCTGCGCAATCATCTTTCGGAGTGGTTACAACATACACCCTCAACTAATTTGGAGCAAACACCAGCATCAGATCCCTATCCCGATCACTTTAAATATGTATTAAAAATCAATGGTCACAATATGCAGGAGTTCACTTTCTCAGAATCCGATCTACCCAAAAAACTAATCCCCTTATTTAATTTTCTAAATCTACATACCAGACAAAAACAAAAAAAGCGTAGAAGGTAA
- a CDS encoding M4 family metallopeptidase, with protein sequence MCQLNYRPLHCIIPPYVLENILQKGSSRQKEKAQYAIGLAGQMRGQRQAFTDIILKPQATQNHKNRLVYTAQNTNTLPGVLARKEGDSATGDPQVDEAYEGAGATYDLYDQIFGRNSIDNNGMDLISTIRYMKGYDNAFWNGEQMVYGEGDEDLPEEERLFNRFTIAIDIIGHELTHGITQYEANLVYQGQSGALNESFSDVFGSLVKQRVKKQTAVNADWIIGEGLFTSNVNGVGIRSMKQPGSAYNDPTLGTDPQPGHMNEYVETTRDNGGVHINSGIPNKAFYLTALEIGGYAWEKAGKIWYMTLKEKLSQTANFEQAANITYQVAGDLYGQNSLEQVAVAKAWKAVGLPIQLDKKQE encoded by the coding sequence ATGTGTCAGCTGAACTATCGCCCCTTGCATTGTATCATACCACCATATGTACTGGAAAATATTTTACAAAAAGGCTCTTCAAGGCAAAAAGAAAAAGCCCAGTATGCCATTGGGTTGGCTGGTCAAATGAGGGGACAACGCCAGGCGTTTACAGATATTATACTAAAACCACAAGCCACCCAAAACCATAAAAACCGACTGGTTTACACTGCCCAAAACACCAATACCCTACCCGGTGTACTAGCCCGCAAAGAAGGAGATTCAGCTACGGGCGATCCTCAAGTGGACGAAGCTTACGAAGGAGCTGGTGCAACCTACGATTTATACGATCAGATATTTGGACGCAACTCTATAGATAACAATGGAATGGATCTAATATCAACCATAAGATACATGAAGGGATATGACAACGCCTTTTGGAATGGGGAACAGATGGTATATGGCGAAGGTGATGAAGATCTACCCGAAGAAGAACGTTTATTCAACCGATTCACCATTGCTATTGATATCATTGGACACGAGTTAACACACGGAATAACCCAATACGAAGCCAATTTAGTTTATCAAGGCCAGTCAGGAGCTCTAAATGAATCTTTTTCTGATGTTTTTGGCTCACTCGTTAAACAACGGGTAAAAAAACAAACCGCAGTCAATGCCGATTGGATCATCGGAGAAGGACTATTCACTTCCAACGTAAACGGAGTAGGTATACGGTCAATGAAACAACCCGGAAGTGCGTACAACGACCCCACTCTTGGCACAGATCCTCAACCGGGACATATGAATGAATATGTGGAGACTACCCGCGACAATGGTGGCGTCCATATTAATTCAGGAATCCCCAATAAAGCCTTCTATTTAACAGCCTTAGAAATAGGTGGCTATGCTTGGGAAAAAGCCGGAAAAATATGGTACATGACTTTAAAAGAAAAGCTTTCTCAAACTGCCAATTTTGAACAAGCTGCCAACATAACCTATCAGGTAGCGGGTGATTTATACGGCCAAAATAGTCTGGAACAAGTAGCCGTAGCAAAAGCCTGGAAAGCCGTAGGACTGCCCATCCAACTAGACAAAAAACAAGAATAA
- the aqpZ gene encoding aquaporin Z codes for MKKVIAEFIGTLWLVLGGCGSAVIAAGYPELGIGFVGVAIAFGLTVVTMAYAIGHISGCHLNPAVSIGLWVGGRFSAKELLPYIGAQVLGGLAGATIIYLIASGKPGFELGGFASNGYGAHSPGGYSMFAAFVCEVVMTFLFLIIILGATHSKAPTGFAGIAIGLGLTLIHLISIPVTNTSVNPARSTSQAIFAGGAAMDQLWLFWLAPIIGAILAGIAYKFLSPEEK; via the coding sequence ATGAAAAAAGTAATAGCAGAATTTATAGGTACGCTTTGGCTTGTTTTGGGTGGATGTGGTAGTGCTGTTATTGCAGCTGGCTATCCAGAACTGGGCATTGGTTTTGTCGGTGTGGCCATTGCGTTTGGACTGACAGTTGTTACCATGGCATATGCCATTGGACATATATCTGGCTGTCATTTAAATCCAGCGGTTTCCATTGGATTATGGGTAGGAGGGCGCTTTAGTGCTAAAGAACTACTGCCCTATATCGGAGCGCAGGTGTTGGGAGGTTTGGCAGGTGCTACCATTATTTATCTTATAGCTTCTGGAAAGCCTGGTTTTGAACTGGGCGGGTTTGCGTCTAATGGCTATGGAGCTCATTCGCCGGGTGGTTATAGCATGTTCGCAGCTTTTGTGTGCGAGGTGGTGATGACTTTTTTATTTTTGATCATTATTTTAGGCGCTACACATTCAAAGGCACCAACCGGATTTGCCGGGATTGCTATTGGCTTGGGTTTAACTTTGATCCACCTGATTAGTATTCCCGTTACCAATACTTCTGTGAACCCGGCGAGAAGCACAAGTCAAGCTATTTTTGCCGGAGGAGCTGCTATGGATCAACTGTGGTTGTTTTGGCTGGCGCCCATCATTGGTGCTATATTGGCCGGTATAGCTTATAAGTTTTTAAGCCCGGAAGAAAAGTGA
- a CDS encoding OmpA family protein produces the protein MQLFKCTIAFAVLYIVSMGISYAQIDFSNLTDEQIYRKQNKYNTWSVTIGYGPVFYYTDVIDYTVFPKSDYRFAPSVIVSKQWGRAWGIDAQFIGGDMYGEKNNRYFKGSFRDYSLNLRFSINQLVAFGPLADKWDLYGKVGLGINAFRSRLQRLDDDSFMLVNDVHKNLGGYPNPPGWADDDYLVVGYDRQDPTNKKGRETELVVPIGIGARYRINKNFDLGMEMSMRNLTADNFDVNLTGADNDTYMHTSFSLTYKIGKKNKRHARWTYKDFNLAYEAQRASDPLAIRLDSLKSELDRLAGLDSIITTKSYQKFEKVIYEEGVSASVFFDFDKADIKKSEHRQLARVARALKRDASITMVIAGYCDDRGSYEYNLKLSQRRCNAVLNAMVTDFGIDASRFSLDPKGESELLSDTQNMNIQGLHMANRRVDLLMIVNEE, from the coding sequence ATGCAATTATTTAAATGTACCATTGCTTTTGCTGTATTGTATATTGTAAGCATGGGTATTTCCTATGCTCAAATTGATTTTAGTAATCTTACCGACGAGCAGATTTACCGAAAACAAAACAAGTATAATACTTGGTCTGTTACTATAGGTTACGGACCCGTATTTTATTACACAGATGTGATTGATTACACCGTTTTCCCGAAAAGTGATTATCGCTTTGCTCCATCTGTTATTGTGTCAAAACAATGGGGGAGAGCCTGGGGAATAGATGCACAGTTTATTGGAGGAGATATGTACGGAGAAAAGAATAACCGTTACTTTAAAGGTAGTTTTCGTGATTATTCTCTAAATCTTCGTTTTAGTATAAATCAATTGGTCGCTTTTGGTCCCTTAGCTGATAAGTGGGACTTGTACGGTAAGGTGGGATTGGGTATTAATGCCTTTAGAAGTAGGTTGCAACGCTTAGATGATGACAGCTTTATGCTGGTGAACGATGTACATAAAAATTTGGGAGGGTATCCAAATCCCCCGGGTTGGGCAGATGATGATTATTTGGTGGTAGGCTATGACCGACAGGATCCAACCAACAAAAAAGGTAGAGAAACAGAATTAGTGGTGCCTATAGGTATTGGAGCTCGTTATAGAATTAATAAGAATTTTGATTTGGGCATGGAAATGAGCATGCGGAATTTAACAGCCGACAACTTCGATGTCAATTTAACAGGAGCCGATAATGATACTTATATGCATACCTCATTTTCGCTTACCTATAAAATAGGTAAGAAAAATAAGCGTCATGCAAGATGGACCTACAAAGATTTTAATCTGGCTTATGAGGCACAACGTGCTTCTGATCCTCTGGCTATTCGATTAGATTCCTTAAAAAGTGAACTGGACAGGTTAGCAGGTCTTGATTCAATTATTACGACTAAGTCGTATCAGAAATTTGAAAAAGTCATCTATGAAGAAGGCGTTTCTGCTTCTGTATTCTTTGATTTTGATAAAGCGGATATTAAAAAAAGCGAGCACAGGCAACTGGCTAGAGTCGCGAGAGCCCTGAAAAGAGATGCGTCTATAACGATGGTGATAGCCGGTTATTGTGACGATAGAGGAAGTTATGAATATAATTTGAAGTTAAGTCAGCGTAGGTGTAATGCTGTTTTAAATGCGATGGTTACAGATTTTGGTATTGATGCCTCACGTTTTAGCCTGGATCCCAAAGGTGAATCTGAATTGCTTTCTGATACCCAGAATATGAATATTCAAGGACTCCACATGGCCAATAGAAGGGTGGATTTATTGATGATTGTTAACGAAGAATAA